In Magnetospirillum sp. WYHS-4, a single genomic region encodes these proteins:
- a CDS encoding RNA pyrophosphohydrolase — protein sequence MAKKESKKRPYRKGVGALLFNAEGKVFVGERLDAPGAWQLPQGGVDKGEKPRQAVLRELAEEIGTAKAEILAKSAEWYAYDLPPEIAARVWGGRYRGQKQRWFALRFTGKDADIDPVGVAHPEFAAWQWAELEDIPGLIVGFKRPLYQALVKEFRPLAKSLRKKGK from the coding sequence ATGGCCAAGAAGGAGTCGAAGAAGAGGCCCTACCGCAAGGGGGTGGGCGCCCTCCTGTTCAATGCCGAGGGCAAGGTCTTCGTCGGCGAGCGCCTGGACGCTCCCGGCGCCTGGCAGCTGCCGCAGGGCGGCGTCGACAAGGGCGAGAAGCCCCGCCAGGCGGTGCTGCGCGAACTGGCGGAAGAGATCGGCACCGCCAAGGCGGAGATCCTCGCCAAGAGCGCCGAGTGGTATGCCTACGACCTGCCGCCGGAAATCGCCGCCCGGGTCTGGGGCGGGCGCTATCGCGGCCAGAAGCAACGCTGGTTCGCGCTTCGCTTCACCGGCAAGGACGCCGACATCGATCCCGTCGGCGTCGCCCATCCCGAGTTCGCCGCTTGGCAATGGGCCGAGTTGGAGGACATTCCCGGCCTGATCGTCGGCTTCAAGCGCCCGCTCTATCAGGCACTGGTCAAGGAATTCCGGCCGCTGGCAAAATCGCTGCGCAAGAAGGGAAAGTGA
- a CDS encoding divergent polysaccharide deacetylase family protein, which produces MKFSLPGLGKLFGRKKDGDDEAEEEDYEADEEAPADEKESAPEEEADEDTAVAAKPAPAKDGDDDDDAEEDEVWADEDKGGRAKAMLGAIAAPFSALGERLGPLIGDGKRRIVILSAAGTLGALLFGLIGFLLFAGDSPPPPEPPTKDIAAKGGPAPPGEAPPPPRFGPDSPAESAPPPPDSAKPPPPTPGLAEAVSSPAPPSSPTAGIGSAATPATPEAASTSGTSASVAGLVVPSVLPQAYTRIREVPAEKPLVAQADPALLEKTAQGNLPRAGPGGRLPWQAYARPANPNEDRPRIAVVVRRVGLSPAATDAAIRRLPGAVTLALDPHGADLDAVGAAARGSGHEVLMTLPLASDTFPIRDPGPYALQVATDPAENLGRLRTVLGKATGYVGVLSAMGGTLLGRDDQLRPILLELKSRGVMFVDGGGAAKSLVAGISAEIGLPRAIVKVVLDEEPSRAAIDAKLAELEKIARTSASTVALASAYPVTLERLATWIATLDAKHLALMPITALADRQFE; this is translated from the coding sequence ATGAAGTTCTCTCTCCCCGGTCTCGGAAAGCTGTTCGGCCGCAAGAAGGACGGCGACGACGAGGCGGAGGAGGAGGACTACGAGGCCGACGAAGAGGCCCCCGCCGACGAGAAGGAATCGGCCCCCGAGGAGGAAGCCGACGAGGACACGGCCGTCGCCGCCAAGCCCGCACCGGCCAAGGATGGCGACGACGACGACGATGCCGAGGAAGACGAAGTCTGGGCGGACGAGGACAAGGGCGGCCGGGCCAAGGCGATGCTCGGCGCCATCGCCGCGCCCTTCTCCGCCCTCGGCGAACGGCTGGGACCGCTGATCGGCGACGGCAAGCGGCGCATCGTCATTCTGTCGGCGGCCGGCACCCTGGGAGCCTTGCTGTTCGGCCTGATCGGCTTCCTGTTGTTTGCCGGGGATTCCCCGCCGCCACCGGAACCGCCCACCAAGGATATTGCGGCGAAGGGCGGGCCCGCCCCCCCCGGGGAGGCGCCGCCGCCGCCTCGATTCGGTCCGGACTCTCCCGCCGAATCGGCCCCGCCACCGCCGGATTCCGCCAAGCCTCCCCCCCCCACGCCCGGCCTGGCGGAAGCGGTGTCGAGTCCGGCACCGCCGTCTTCTCCGACGGCGGGCATCGGGTCGGCCGCAACCCCGGCGACGCCCGAAGCCGCCTCCACCTCGGGCACTTCGGCCAGCGTGGCCGGCTTGGTGGTTCCCTCCGTCCTGCCCCAGGCCTATACCCGCATCCGGGAGGTTCCGGCCGAAAAGCCTCTGGTCGCCCAGGCCGATCCGGCACTGCTGGAAAAGACCGCCCAGGGCAACCTGCCGCGGGCCGGACCGGGAGGACGGCTGCCTTGGCAAGCCTATGCCCGCCCCGCCAATCCCAACGAAGACCGGCCGCGCATCGCCGTCGTCGTGCGGCGCGTCGGCCTGTCGCCGGCAGCCACCGACGCCGCCATCCGCCGGCTTCCGGGAGCCGTCACGCTGGCCCTCGATCCTCATGGCGCCGACCTGGATGCCGTGGGGGCGGCGGCCCGCGGTTCCGGGCACGAGGTCCTGATGACCCTGCCGCTGGCCTCCGACACCTTCCCCATCCGCGATCCGGGCCCTTACGCGCTCCAGGTGGCCACGGACCCGGCCGAAAACCTCGGACGGCTGCGGACGGTACTGGGCAAGGCGACCGGGTACGTCGGCGTGCTGTCCGCCATGGGCGGCACCCTGCTGGGCCGCGACGACCAGTTGCGTCCTATCCTGCTGGAACTGAAGAGCCGCGGCGTGATGTTCGTCGACGGCGGCGGTGCCGCCAAGTCTCTGGTCGCCGGCATCTCCGCCGAAATCGGCCTGCCGCGCGCCATCGTCAAGGTGGTTCTGGACGAAGAACCGTCCCGCGCCGCCATCGACGCCAAGCTGGCCGAGTTGGAGAAGATCGCCAGGACATCGGCTTCGACGGTTGCCCTGGCGTCCGCCTATCCGGTCACCCTGGAGCGCTTGGCCACCTGGATTGCGACCCTGGACGCCAAGCATCTCGCCCTGATGCCCATCACCGCTCTCGCCGACCGCCAGTTCGAATAG
- a CDS encoding S41 family peptidase — translation MTHTTRSLLAALVAGSLALLAPAAQAAEPAKDKGKTPDTYELLNLFGDVFERVRSDYVEKPSDEQLIESAINGMLNALDPHSSYMNAKSYKEMQVQTKGEFGGLGIQVSMENGLVKVISPIDDTPAHRAGIEPGDFITHLDGKSVQGLTLSDAVDRMRGPVNTDIKLTIRRATGKPFDVTLTRAVIKIDSVRSRLEGKIGYVRVSSFNEHADTGVKKAVAKFREDLKNDLQGLVLDLRRNPGGLLDQAIAISDLFLERGEIVSTRARREEDAQRFNAKPGDILQGLPLVVLINEGSASASEIVAGALQDHHRAIVMGTKSFGKGSVQTVLPLSGHGGMRLTTARYYTPSGRSIQAVGIEPDILVEQAKIETVKEEKGTREADLPGALDNGDKEGRKKDAKDEKSEKSDKPAKAVEDAPAKPGEDYQLSRALDLVRGLALYGGKAVTQAR, via the coding sequence ATGACCCACACGACCCGATCCCTCCTCGCGGCCCTGGTGGCCGGTTCCCTGGCCCTGCTGGCTCCTGCGGCTCAAGCCGCCGAGCCGGCCAAGGACAAGGGTAAGACTCCCGATACCTACGAACTGCTCAATCTATTCGGCGACGTGTTCGAACGGGTGCGTAGCGATTATGTCGAGAAGCCGTCCGACGAACAGCTCATCGAATCCGCCATCAACGGCATGCTGAATGCCCTGGATCCCCATTCCTCCTATATGAACGCCAAGAGCTACAAGGAGATGCAGGTCCAGACCAAGGGCGAATTCGGCGGCTTGGGCATCCAGGTTTCCATGGAAAACGGCTTGGTCAAGGTGATCTCGCCCATCGACGACACGCCGGCCCACCGCGCCGGCATCGAGCCCGGCGATTTCATCACCCACCTGGACGGCAAGTCGGTGCAAGGCCTGACCTTGTCGGACGCGGTCGACCGCATGCGCGGGCCGGTCAATACCGACATCAAGCTGACCATCCGGCGCGCCACCGGCAAGCCCTTCGACGTCACTCTGACCCGCGCCGTGATCAAGATCGATTCGGTACGGTCGCGGCTGGAAGGCAAGATCGGCTATGTCCGCGTCAGTTCCTTCAACGAGCACGCCGATACCGGCGTCAAGAAGGCGGTCGCCAAGTTCCGCGAGGACCTGAAGAACGACCTGCAAGGCCTCGTTCTCGATCTTCGGCGGAATCCGGGCGGCTTGCTGGACCAGGCCATCGCGATCTCCGACCTGTTCCTGGAAAGGGGCGAAATCGTCTCCACCCGCGCCCGGCGCGAGGAAGACGCCCAACGGTTCAACGCCAAGCCCGGTGATATCCTTCAAGGGCTGCCCCTGGTGGTCCTGATCAACGAAGGTTCGGCCTCGGCTTCCGAAATCGTTGCCGGGGCGCTGCAGGATCATCACCGCGCCATCGTCATGGGCACCAAGTCCTTCGGCAAGGGCTCGGTGCAGACCGTGCTGCCCCTGTCCGGCCACGGGGGCATGCGCCTGACCACGGCCCGCTACTACACGCCGTCTGGCCGTTCCATCCAGGCGGTGGGTATCGAGCCCGATATCCTGGTCGAACAGGCCAAGATCGAGACGGTCAAGGAAGAAAAGGGCACCCGTGAGGCCGATCTTCCCGGCGCCCTCGACAACGGCGACAAGGAAGGCAGGAAGAAGGATGCCAAGGACGAGAAGTCCGAGAAGTCCGACAAGCCCGCCAAGGCTGTCGAGGATGCGCCAGCCAAGCCGGGCGAGGATTACCAGCTTTCGCGGGCTCTCGATCTGGTCCGCGGCCTTGCCCTCTACGGCGGCAAGGCGGTAACGCAGGCCCGCTGA